Genomic window (Streptosporangium brasiliense):
CCCGTGCCGCGGCCGAGTGGTCGCCTGACCGCCGCAGGGCGACCGCCAGCACCAGCTGGGTCTCGGGCGCGAGCCATCCCTCGGTCGGCTCCTCCTGCCAGCGGCCTTCTCGCCAGCACCACTCCACCGCTTCTCGCGGGCGGTCGTGTTCGAGCGCGAGCATCGCCTTGCAGCGCTCCCAGCCGGTGATGAACGGCAGCCGCCCCGACCCGTCGACCAGGCGGTCGATGGGCGCCAGCGCGGCAGCGGCCTCGTCCAGGCGGCCCTGGAGGATGCGGATCTCGGCCAGGACGACCCGGGCCGAGCCGGTCCAGTGCAGGTCACGCAGGGGCTCCGCGGTGGCCACGGCACGCTGGGCCAGTTCGCCCGCCCGCTGGAGCGCACCGGACCGGGCGGCGGCCAGCGCCAGCCAGCCCAGGGCGAAGGACCCGACCCCCCGGTCGCCGCGCCCGAGAAGCCCTTCCACGGCGTGTTCAAGGCATTCGATCGCCTGACGATAGTCGTCGGCGAGCACGTGTATCAGACCGATGAACGCCTCGGCGCAGTCCGCGATGGATCCGTCCCCGGCCTGAACCGCCTCCTCCCTGACCGTCCGGGCCTCCTCCAGCGCCTCGGTGAGGCCCACGGTGAGCCGCCCGATGGCGACCAGCGGTCGTGCCGGCCGTCCTGCCGCGGGCGCGCCGGTCTCGGCGGCCATGTCCTGCGCCGCCCGCGCCACCTCGAACGCCTCGACACCCGGCTCGGCGGTGTTGAGGACCAGCGCCAGCGCCGCCAGGACCTCCGCCTGCAGCGGGCTCCGCTCATCCGCGCCTCGCGCCGCCGCCCGCCGCAGCAGCCGCACCCCCTCGACGCCTCGTCCCTCCAGATGCCACAGCCACGCGCAGGCCGTGGCCAGGCGCCGCCCCCGGGCCGGGTCGGCGCGCGACAGTCCCCACTCGATCGCGGCGTGGACGTTGGGGTAGGCGGCGCCCAGTCGCGTCCGCCAGGCGTCCTTGTCGGTGCCCAGCAGCGGCGCCAGCCGTTCCAGCAGGGACAGGTGGATGTCCAGGTGCAGATCCCGGGCGGCCGCGTCCTCCTGTGCCTCCTCCAGGCGGGCGAGCGCGTAGGCCCGGACGACCCCGAGCATCCGGTAGCCGGCCACCGCCCCCGTCGTGTCCGCCACGACCAGCGATTTGTCGATCAGCCCCCGTAACCCCTTGAGCAGGCGTTCGGGGCCGGGCCCGCCGAGTGCGGCCAGGCGGGTCACGGCGTCCGCGGTGAAGCCGGGCTCGAACACCCCGATCCGCCGGAACAGCACCCGCTCGTCGTCATCCAGCAGGTCGTGGCTCCAGCTCATCGACCCCTGCAGCGTCCGCTGCCGAAAGGGCGCGGTCCGCGCGCCACCGTCCAGGAGGGCGAACGGCGCGCTCAGGGAGTCCGCGATCTGCGCCAGCGACAGCACGCCCGCCCAGCCGGCGGCCAGCTCCAACGCGAGCGGCAGCCGGTCGAGCCGGTCGCAGATCCGCCTCGCCCCGGGGCGGGCCTCTGCCCCGCTCGCCGCGTCCGGCGCGCCGGCGCGGACGCGTTCGAGGAACAGTTCCAGCGCATCGGCCAGATCCATCGGCGGGACCGGCCACACCCGCTCGCCGGCGATGCCGAGCCTGGAGCGGCTGGTGGCGAGCACCGCCACGCGCGGGCATTTCGACAGCACCGCCGCGATGACCCTGGCGGCGTCGTCCAGCACGTGCTCGCAGTTGTCGACCACCACGAGAAATTCGCGATCCCGCAGCGCGCTGACCAGCGCCGGCACCGGATCCGGCTCGGCGGGCAGGAGGACGTCCAGCGCCGCCGCCATCCGGCGGGCGACGTGGCTGCCGTCCGTCTCCTCCTCCAGGTCGACCCAGAACGCCCCCTCCGGCCACGCCTCGGCCGCCAGCCGGCAGACGCGGATCGCCAGCCGGGTCTTTCCGCATCCGCCCGGGCCGGTCAGGGTCAGGACCCGTCCGGCCGTCACCGCGTCGCCGATCGCCGCTAGCTCCGAGGCTCGGCCTACAAACGATGACAGCTCAGGCGGAACGTGACGGACAGCAGACATTCCTGGAAGTATGCCAGCGGATCAGCCACCGGTTCACCGGCATCTCTGCCAGCCGGCAGATGTTCCGGGCCTGCCAGGACGACAGGATCGCTGTACACGGCGCCACCGGGTCGCCACCAGCACCAAGGAAAGCAGACATGACGCAGAACCCCGACGTCCAGGCCCGCAAGGTTGTCGCCAACATCGCGCTCTCGCTCGACGGCCGGGTCAACGGCCAGGGCGGCGAGGGGGACATGAGCTGGATCATCCCCCACGCCCTCACCGACGGCGCCCGCGACCACATGGTGCGGGTGACGGGCGCCGCCACCACCGCCCTGCTCGGCCGCAAGAACTACGAGGGCTTCGGCTCCGTCTGGCCGGCGGTCGCCAAGGACGACAGCGCCGACCCCCGGGACCGGGCCTTCGCCCAGTGGCTCGACGAGACTGAGAAGATCGTCTTCTCCTCGACCCGGACGGAGGCGCCGTGGCAGAACTCCCGCCTCGCCGACGCCGATCCCGCCGAGGAGGTCAAGCGGCTCCGCCGGCAGCCCGGCGGCGACATCATCGTCCTGGCCAGCGGCAGCGTCATCAAGGCCCTACTGGCCGGGGACGAACTGGACCGGCTCAGCATCACGCTCTGCCCGGAACTGGTCGGCGGCGGTGCCCGGCTCTTCCCCGACGGCCTGCCCGCCACGTCCTGGTCGCTCACCGACCTGTCGACCACCGAGTCCGGCGCGATCTGCCTGATCTACGACCGGATCAGGAACGCGGGCTGACCCCTTCGCGGCGTCGGCCGGTACGCCGCCGAGCCGGCTCCGCGACGTGCCGCCCGCGGCCACGCAGGCTCGGCCGCGGGCCGCGGGCCACGGGAGGGCAGGTGGTCTCCGGACCGGCCGCCGATCAGGCGGTACGCATCACGCCGGCCGCCGCGCGCGGCGGCCGGCCGGTCAGCGGGTGAGGATGCTGATGCCGAGCATGCGCGCGCCGGTCTCGGTACGCGGGCGGTGTGTGCTGCCGGGCGCGAACACCACATAACTGCCCGGCCCCAGGCGCTGCCCACGGTCGACGAACTCTCCCGAGATCACGTAGTAGCGTTCCTCTCCCTCGTGCACGTCCACCTCGGGCCACTCGGTCCCCGGGGCGAAGTCATACATCCATCCGCGCGCCCATTCCGTGGCCGGCAGGCGCCGCCGGATGATCCCGGGGACGACCTCCACCGGTTCGACCTCGTCAACGTGCAGGACCTGAACATCACCGGACTTGTGCGTCATGGACCCATCGTCGTGGCGCCGGCCGTACCGGCCCAGTGTCTGAAATGACGCCTTCAGGTACTTTCCTGCCATGAGTGCTCATCGAGTGGTCGCCCTGGTGCTGCCACCGCAGTCCACGTTCGAGCTGGCGTGCGCCGCCGAGGTCTTCGGCATGCGCCGCCCCGGTCTGCCCGCCCGTTACGAGTTCGGCGTGTGCGCGGAGCATCCGGGCGCCGTGCCGACCCTGGCGGGCTACGACATGGTGGTCAGCCAGGGGCTGCCCGCGCTGGAGACCGCCGGCACCGTGGTGATCCCCGGCTGGCATCGCCGGGAACAACCCGCCCCGCGCGCCGTGATCGACGCCGTACGGCACGCCCACCGGCGCGGCGCCCGCATCGTCGCGATCTGCTCCGGCGCCTTCCTCCTCGCGCAGGCGGGACTGCTGGATCACCGCAGGGCGACCACCCACTGGCGGATGGCCGCCGAGCTCGCCGCCCGCTTCCCCGCCGTTCAGGTCGAGCCGGACACCCTGTACGTCGACCTGGGCGACGTCGCCACCAGCGCCGGCACCGCCGCAGGCATCGACCTGTGCCTGCACCTGGCCCGCGCCGACCATGGCGCCGCCCACGCCGAGCAGATCGCCCGGCACATGGTCATGCCGCCGCATCGCGAGGGCGGGCAACTGCAGTACGCCGCTCCGGCCCTCACCGGCCACCCGCCGGACTCTCTGGCCACCGTCCTCGACTGGGCCGTCGAACGGCTGCATGAGCCCCTCGCCGTCAGCGACCTCGCCGCGCAGGCCAAGATCTCCCCACGCACGCTCGCCCGCAGGTTCGACGACCAGCTGGGCATCGCCCCCGGCCGATGGCTGCTCCAGCAACGCATCATGGCCGCCCGCACCCTTCTGGAAGAAACGGACCTCCCGGTGGAGACGATCGCGACCAGGGTCGGCCTGTCCTCGGCCGCCAACCTCCGCAGACGTTTTCACGCGATGGTGCGCACCACGCCTGCCGCCTACCGCCGCTCCTTCGGCCGCCGTGCCGGCGGCACGCGACCGGGCGCCTGAGGCGCCGATCGCGCTCGCGCAGGAGCTGCGCGAGCGCACGGGACAAGACCGTCCAGCAGATCGCCGACCTGCCCGGCGTGCCGCGCTCCACCACCTATGGGCACCCCGCCAAGGACGTCACCGCGTCTCGCCGGCCGAAGCAACGTCCCACGAAGGCATGGTCCGGCAGCTTGCCCAGGGGATGGCTCAGGCGTACTTTACGTAAAGTACGTACTTGATGATGCGGCTGGAGAAGGCGAGTGGAGCAGAAGGAGCGCGAGTTCGTCGACCGGATGGGGCTGGTCTTCGAGCGGTTCGCCGCGACGCGGACGATGGGCCGCATGTACGCGTGGCTGATGATCTGCGACCCGCCGCACCAGTCGCTCACCGAGCTGGCCGCCGACCTCGGCGTGAGCAAGACCGCGGTCAGCACGGTCGCCCGTCAGATGGAGGGGGCCGGAATGCTGGAGCGGGTGCCCGCGCCGGGCCGCGAGCACCGCTACCGGATCGTGCGGGGCGGATGGGCGCACGCCCTCGGGGTCCAGCTCGCCGGCGTGCGGCTCGGCCTGGAGACGCTTGACTTCGGGCTGTCGGTCGTCGGCGAGGACCGGCCCGAGCAGCGGGCGCAGGTGGAGGAGTCGAGGCGGTTCTTCGCCTTCATCGAGCACGACGCCGACGGGCTGGTCGAACGCTGGCAGGAATATCGCGACAAGCAGGCGGATGGCATGTAAGGAGGCCGATGAACG
Coding sequences:
- a CDS encoding helix-turn-helix transcriptional regulator encodes the protein MTAGRVLTLTGPGGCGKTRLAIRVCRLAAEAWPEGAFWVDLEEETDGSHVARRMAAALDVLLPAEPDPVPALVSALRDREFLVVVDNCEHVLDDAARVIAAVLSKCPRVAVLATSRSRLGIAGERVWPVPPMDLADALELFLERVRAGAPDAASGAEARPGARRICDRLDRLPLALELAAGWAGVLSLAQIADSLSAPFALLDGGARTAPFRQRTLQGSMSWSHDLLDDDERVLFRRIGVFEPGFTADAVTRLAALGGPGPERLLKGLRGLIDKSLVVADTTGAVAGYRMLGVVRAYALARLEEAQEDAAARDLHLDIHLSLLERLAPLLGTDKDAWRTRLGAAYPNVHAAIEWGLSRADPARGRRLATACAWLWHLEGRGVEGVRLLRRAAARGADERSPLQAEVLAALALVLNTAEPGVEAFEVARAAQDMAAETGAPAAGRPARPLVAIGRLTVGLTEALEEARTVREEAVQAGDGSIADCAEAFIGLIHVLADDYRQAIECLEHAVEGLLGRGDRGVGSFALGWLALAAARSGALQRAGELAQRAVATAEPLRDLHWTGSARVVLAEIRILQGRLDEAAAALAPIDRLVDGSGRLPFITGWERCKAMLALEHDRPREAVEWCWREGRWQEEPTEGWLAPETQLVLAVALRRSGDHSAAARVLNALSDAPVTTQMPRIRAGVLDELALLIHATDTERALNLHHEALRIRIDHDLVLGRVASLESLALLNLRRGVAKTAGVLAGAAERARSDLGIAPRPLLRAAVADEELRARLQEPALHGAVEHGRAMDLPAAVGYATRARGPRRRPESGWESLTPAERSVVELAAEGLSNPEIATRLFVSRGTVKTHLAHIYAKLQVANRTELARAAAVHLNRHN
- a CDS encoding dihydrofolate reductase family protein, encoding MTQNPDVQARKVVANIALSLDGRVNGQGGEGDMSWIIPHALTDGARDHMVRVTGAATTALLGRKNYEGFGSVWPAVAKDDSADPRDRAFAQWLDETEKIVFSSTRTEAPWQNSRLADADPAEEVKRLRRQPGGDIIVLASGSVIKALLAGDELDRLSITLCPELVGGGARLFPDGLPATSWSLTDLSTTESGAICLIYDRIRNAG
- a CDS encoding cupin domain-containing protein; this encodes MTHKSGDVQVLHVDEVEPVEVVPGIIRRRLPATEWARGWMYDFAPGTEWPEVDVHEGEERYYVISGEFVDRGQRLGPGSYVVFAPGSTHRPRTETGARMLGISILTR
- a CDS encoding helix-turn-helix domain-containing protein, with translation MSAHRVVALVLPPQSTFELACAAEVFGMRRPGLPARYEFGVCAEHPGAVPTLAGYDMVVSQGLPALETAGTVVIPGWHRREQPAPRAVIDAVRHAHRRGARIVAICSGAFLLAQAGLLDHRRATTHWRMAAELAARFPAVQVEPDTLYVDLGDVATSAGTAAGIDLCLHLARADHGAAHAEQIARHMVMPPHREGGQLQYAAPALTGHPPDSLATVLDWAVERLHEPLAVSDLAAQAKISPRTLARRFDDQLGIAPGRWLLQQRIMAARTLLEETDLPVETIATRVGLSSAANLRRRFHAMVRTTPAAYRRSFGRRAGGTRPGA
- a CDS encoding GbsR/MarR family transcriptional regulator; this encodes MEQKEREFVDRMGLVFERFAATRTMGRMYAWLMICDPPHQSLTELAADLGVSKTAVSTVARQMEGAGMLERVPAPGREHRYRIVRGGWAHALGVQLAGVRLGLETLDFGLSVVGEDRPEQRAQVEESRRFFAFIEHDADGLVERWQEYRDKQADGM